A region of Lichenibacterium dinghuense DNA encodes the following proteins:
- a CDS encoding ISL3 family transposase, translating into MVSKRLLPLIPAGLVVDRVVTGPERVIVTTHPSATRAACPACGRSSSRTHSHYTRTLADLPHQGRPVAIHVRARRFRCTTVDCPRRVFAERLPLVAAPRARRSQRLGDIQRYIGLAVGGEPGSRLAHRLAMPVSGDTLLRLIRSARWEAPEALRVIGIDEWAWKRGQTYGTILCDLEKGRVLDLLPDREAGTVSAWLKRHPGVAVIARDRATVFARAIRDGAPRATQAADRWHLLHNLGDALRAAVGRHRGAVSAAGGIERSRPEQPGLHKVPVCHPGIDELRNERRQARAESYAAISKLQADGMPPRRIAREVGMSQRAVERWLAAGGEPEHRRPPVASLVDPFRPISTAAGARVAGTRGSYGGRSWPTATRAASRRSPAGRPRSGAPTRLAAPKPLRCRPPRPGRRGGGAHGCSGASATT; encoded by the coding sequence ATGGTGTCCAAGCGTCTTCTGCCCCTCATTCCCGCCGGCCTCGTCGTCGACCGTGTCGTCACGGGTCCCGAGCGCGTCATCGTCACCACGCACCCGAGTGCTACCCGGGCAGCCTGCCCAGCTTGCGGGCGGTCTTCGTCCCGGACACACTCGCATTACACCCGCACTCTCGCCGACCTGCCTCACCAGGGGCGGCCCGTCGCCATCCATGTGCGGGCGCGGCGCTTCCGCTGCACCACGGTCGACTGTCCGCGCCGGGTTTTTGCTGAGCGGCTGCCCTTGGTCGCCGCTCCTCGTGCGCGGCGGTCACAACGCCTCGGCGACATCCAGCGCTACATCGGTCTGGCCGTCGGCGGCGAGCCGGGATCGCGCCTGGCCCACCGTCTCGCGATGCCGGTGAGCGGCGACACGCTGCTGCGGCTGATCCGCAGCGCCCGTTGGGAGGCGCCCGAAGCGCTGCGCGTGATCGGCATCGACGAGTGGGCCTGGAAGCGCGGCCAGACCTACGGCACCATCCTATGTGATCTCGAGAAGGGGCGCGTGCTGGACCTCCTGCCCGACCGCGAGGCCGGCACCGTGTCGGCGTGGCTGAAGCGACATCCGGGCGTGGCGGTCATCGCGCGCGACCGCGCCACGGTCTTCGCCCGGGCCATTCGGGACGGCGCTCCCCGGGCCACGCAGGCGGCCGACCGCTGGCACCTGCTCCACAACCTCGGTGACGCGCTCCGGGCCGCCGTGGGCCGGCATCGCGGCGCCGTGTCGGCCGCGGGCGGCATCGAGCGAAGCAGGCCCGAGCAACCGGGTCTGCACAAGGTGCCGGTGTGCCATCCAGGCATCGACGAGTTGAGGAACGAGCGCCGACAGGCCCGCGCCGAGAGCTATGCCGCGATCAGCAAGCTGCAGGCCGACGGCATGCCCCCGCGCCGGATCGCCCGTGAAGTCGGCATGAGCCAGCGCGCCGTCGAGCGATGGCTGGCAGCCGGGGGCGAGCCGGAGCATCGCCGGCCTCCGGTGGCGAGCCTCGTCGATCCGTTCCGCCCTATCTCGACCGCCGCTGGCGCGAGGGTTGCCGGAACACGAGGCAGCTATGGCGGGAGATCGTGGCCGACGGCTACAAGGGCAGCTTCGCGACGCTCGCCCGCTGGGCGGCCCCGCTCCGGAGCGCCGACCCGTTTGGCAGCTCCGAAACCGCTGCGATGCCGTCCGCCGCGCCCCGGCCGTCGCGGCGGCGGTGCGCATGGCTGCTCGGGTGCGAGCGCGACGACCTGA